In one window of Eleutherodactylus coqui strain aEleCoq1 chromosome 10, aEleCoq1.hap1, whole genome shotgun sequence DNA:
- the LOC136580131 gene encoding transforming protein RhoA-like has translation MAAIRKKLVIVGDGACGKTCLLIVFSKDQFPEVYVPTVFENYVADIEVDSKQVELALWDTAGQEDYDRLRPLSYPDTDVILMCFSIDSPDSLENIPEKWTPEVKHFCPNVPIILVGNKKDLRNDEHTRRELAKMKQEPVKPEEGRDMANRISAFGYLECSAKTKDGVREVFEMATRAALQAKRGRKKNTCNLL, from the exons ATGGCTGCCATACGTAAGAAGCTTGTGATTGTCGGCGATGGCGCCTGCGGTAAGACCTGCCTGCTCATCGTGTTCAGCAAGGACCAGTTCCCTGAAGTCTATGTGCCCACCGTCTTTGAGAATTATGTGGCTGACATAGAGGTCGACTCCAAACAG GTGGAGCTGGCGCTGTGGGATACTGCTGGCCAGGAGGACTACGACCGTCTGCGACCCCTCTCCTATCCTGATACTGACGTCATCCTCATGTGTTTCTCCATTGACAGCCCTGACAGTTTGG AGAACATCCCTGAGAAGTGGACTCCGGAGGTGAAGCATTTCTGTCCCAACGTGCCCATCATATTGGTAGGAAACAAGAAGGATCTGAGGAACGACGAGCACACCCGGCGGGAGCTGGCCAAGATGAAGCAG GAGCCGGTGAAGCCAGAAGAAGGCCGGGATATGGCAAATAGGATCAGTGCTTTTGGCTACCTGGAATGCTCTGCTAAAACAAAGGACGGTGTGCGGGAAGTGTTTGAGATGGCGACAAGAGCTGCGTTACAAGCCAAGAGAGGTCGCAAGAAGAACACGTGTAATCTCCTTTAA